A single window of Solidesulfovibrio sp. DNA harbors:
- a CDS encoding DNA polymerase IV, producing MATILHLDMDAFFASVEQHDDPALAGKPVIIGNHPRGVVSAASYEARVFGVRSAMPVVEARRRCPSGVFLPGNRRRYAAVSHSVMDVLRRFSPLVEPASIDEAYVDITGTQTLFGPPEALGRRIKEAIREETGLSSSVGIAPVKFIAKIASDYDKPDGLTVVPPDQVTLFLADLPVGKIPGVGKRAQATLARLGVRLVRDVLAYPPDFWQRHGGKWGLDLYARANGRGSDIVRPDRETKSVSAENTFDADTADRHALAAWLLHQSERIGRELRQEGLRGRTVTLKIKFNDFRQITRSRTLAEPTDSDAAIFAAATALLSAEPLPNPVRLIGVGIANFGHKPRQLGLFESPAERASAHDGKIDAALDAIRDKFGREAIVRGRLFDFRKKGR from the coding sequence ATGGCGACCATCCTCCACCTCGACATGGACGCGTTCTTCGCTTCCGTCGAGCAGCACGACGACCCGGCTCTGGCGGGAAAACCCGTCATCATCGGCAACCATCCGCGCGGGGTCGTCTCGGCCGCCTCCTACGAGGCCCGCGTCTTCGGCGTGCGCTCGGCCATGCCCGTGGTCGAGGCCAGGCGCCGCTGCCCAAGTGGCGTCTTCCTGCCCGGCAACCGCCGCCGCTACGCCGCAGTCTCCCACAGCGTCATGGACGTGCTGCGCCGTTTTTCCCCCCTGGTCGAGCCGGCCTCCATCGACGAGGCCTATGTGGACATCACCGGCACGCAGACACTCTTCGGCCCGCCCGAGGCCCTCGGGCGGCGCATCAAGGAGGCCATTCGCGAGGAAACCGGCCTGTCCAGTTCCGTGGGCATCGCGCCGGTCAAATTCATCGCCAAGATCGCCTCGGACTACGACAAGCCCGACGGCCTCACCGTGGTGCCCCCGGATCAGGTCACGCTGTTTTTGGCCGATCTGCCCGTGGGCAAGATACCAGGCGTCGGCAAACGCGCCCAGGCCACCCTGGCGCGCCTGGGCGTGCGCCTGGTGCGCGACGTCCTGGCCTATCCGCCGGACTTCTGGCAGCGCCACGGCGGCAAATGGGGCCTCGACCTCTACGCCCGGGCCAACGGCCGGGGCAGCGACATCGTGCGCCCCGACCGGGAAACCAAATCCGTCAGCGCCGAAAACACCTTCGACGCCGACACCGCCGACCGCCACGCCCTCGCCGCCTGGCTCCTGCACCAGTCCGAGCGCATCGGCCGCGAACTGCGCCAGGAAGGCCTGCGCGGCCGCACCGTCACCCTCAAGATCAAATTCAACGATTTCCGCCAGATCACCCGCAGCCGCACCCTGGCCGAACCCACCGACAGCGACGCCGCCATCTTCGCCGCGGCAACCGCCCTCCTGAGCGCCGAACCCCTGCCCAACCCGGTGCGCCTCATCGGTGTCGGCATCGCCAACTTCGGCCACAAACCGCGCCAGCTCGGCCTGTTCGAGTCCCCAGCCGAGCGAGCGAGCGCTCACGACGGCAAGATCGACGCCGCCCTGGACGCCATCCGCGACAAGTTCGGCCGCGAAGCCATCGTGCGCGGCCGCCTGTTCGATTTCCGCAAGAAGGGGCGCTGA